In one window of Plasmodium cynomolgi strain B DNA, chromosome 13, whole genome shotgun sequence DNA:
- a CDS encoding hypothetical protein (putative) — protein MYTIDCVQEEKYVRRVGDLCGEYYVPFALPGRYKCNVEDIENVLHMWMSKSSKIKDKEGKDDESGLLLFGSIFRETSFSLILSKSRYEQNMCTWKILWCAWKYVFKQTFEKNDNKYMHRYEAEIIRFQAGCIYLLFLLYFSQHVEENNFPCPLYMSPCIMNLCLDVTEECERICVYNDLRNILNFMMDTNSIILSCNDGLDGDYQDRYGSPLYVDKGKLGVENSTEINDEEMKDLCELCDKQRRKSTLSNTSAHNLRAKFEFIRRALMEDDFV, from the exons ATGTACACAATAGACTGTGTACAGGAGGAAAAGTACGTCCGGAGGGTGGGAGATTTGTGCGGGGAGTACTATGTGCCCTTCGCACTGCCAGGAAGGTACAAATGCAATGTGGAAGACATAGAAAATGTGCTGCACATGTGGATGAGCAAAAgtagtaaaataaaagataagGAAGGAAAGGATGATGAGAGCGGACTATTGCTATTCGGATCCATATTTAGAGAAACcagtttttctttaattttgtcCAAGTCAAGATATGAACAGAATATGTGTACGTGGAAAATATTATGGTGTGCATGGAAGTACGTATTTAAACaaacatttgaaaaaaatgacaataaatatatgcacaggTACGAAGCAGAAATTATTCGGTTTCAAGCTGGTTGTATTTATCTCCTATTTTTGCTATACTTTAGTCAACAcgttgaagaaaataatttcccctGCCCCTTGTACATGTCGCCATGCATAATGAATCTATGTTTGGACGTGACAGAAGAGTGCGAAAGAATTTGTGTATACAATGACTTgaggaatattttaaatttcatgATGGACACCAATTCGATCATCCTAAGTTGTAATGACGGCTTGGACGGGGATTACCAGGACAGGTATGGCTCCCCTCTCTACGTTGACAAAGGCAAATTGGGGGTGGAAAATAGCACAGAAATTAATGAC GAGGAGATGAAAGATCTGTGTGAATTGTGTGACaagcagaggaggaaaagcaCCCTGAGCAACACGTCTGCGCATAACCTGCGTGCCAAGTTTGAGTTCATAAGGCGGGCGCTCATGGAGGACGACTTCGTGTAG
- a CDS encoding hypothetical protein (putative), which translates to MNSQKGDIDRLLRIRRDKWRKREKHSNHSGSRSGNRGSSHDGDSHSSDSEHEVVLLQGQRSSGEQDATTAPSLHPSPKEAPRKSRRKDAPFYMVHTLQRSNSPRNGNYEKRPQEHRRSSHDRGGRKGKVKVVLPVVDHIHNVSSGDMHDVSSDDPPEMSNADPHDVGSADPHDASSADPHDASSADPHDVSSADPHDASSGDPPSASSSETNIFSKLLFKIKKAFVDRRGDPITNENVVDSDICELTIVGSNGMDPSGPNNIVHLVEDEDAFIMQGHSTSQIGGGEHRAGAYPNGSIRTNEMICLNGLNPNDLLNSSVLMNSNRSEINEIFSNIENGLIIMERPDSGTNGDTSNEDAEEHSGGGGHGRASHNGRGRTHRFSYRNVSNKIATYVKENISYVKEKIKNYWLERVREANTQLTTPHQTTNEREEPNERTIRTENENDDPSCVQVLFFLGLVCKFPILWIIGSIVFCITPSEHKKTKMWSLVNTLFALISVVYFISTSKFKIPKPVFFVLMESNSEEKNNTHPRGVLKKGDNIIHSSVILDGSSTSHWMGQNSHAVFSAEGNSFLNWNFVSTQKPDAHVLLSSDVYKLLNRVQVTFLFGKGNGYPSAKVEKMKPFFHDLKEDLRPVQVERLTMTDQDVPEDFFGGGLRCERTEKYVPEQGNEAEKEKEKQKEGQKEEKKEEKKEEKKEEQQQKEKQQEQQKQPQKEKAKWYLFWKEENNSKDNKSNGSESDISLPVGEIFFFKSEYTCRVAFLYPKKTNPDEKEMPENFIQINKIIIKPI; encoded by the exons ATGAACTCCCAGAAAGGTGACATCGATCGTTTGCTAAGGATAAGGAGGgacaaatggagaaaacggGAAAAGCATAGCAACCACAGTGGCAGCCGCAGTGGCAACCGCGGTAGCAGCCATGACGGCGACAGCCACAGCAGTGATAGCGAGCACGAAGTGGTGCTACTCCAAGGGCAGAGAAGCAGCGGGGAGCAGGACGCCACGACAGCTCCATCCCTGCACCCCAGTCCGAAGGAGGCACCCCGCAAGAGTAGAAGAAAAGACGCGCCATTCTACATGGTCCATACGCTCCAAAGGTCGAACTCACCACGGAATGGAAACTACGAGAAGCGGCCTCAGGAACATCGTCGTAGTAGTCATGACCGTGGTgggagaaagggaaaagtaaAAGTCGTTCTCCCCGTAGTGGACCACATTCATAATGTGAGCAGTGGCGATATGCACGATGTGAGCAGTGACGACCCCCCCGAAATGAGTAACGCGGACCCGCACGACGTAGGCAGCGCAGACCCGCACGACGCAAGCAGCGCAGACCCGCACGACGCAAGCAGCGCAGACCCACACGACGTAAGCAGCGCAGACCCGCACGACGCAAGCAGCGGAGATCCACCCAGCGCCAGCAGCAGtgaaacaaatatattttccaagCTGCTcttcaaaataaagaaagCTTTTGTTGACAGAAGGGGGGACCCCATAACGAATGAAAACGTGGTGGATAGCGACATCTGCGAACTGACCATTGTGGGTAGCAATGGAATGGACCCGAGTGGTCCTAACAACATAGTGCACCTTGTGGAGGACGAAGATGCGTTTATAATGCAGGGACACAGCACTAGTCAGATAGGAGGGGGAGAACACAGAGCAGGTGCTTACCCAAATGGAAGCATCCGCACCAACGAGATGATTTGCCTAAATGGACTAAATCCAAACGACCTGTTAAACAGCTCCGTTCTCATGAACTCCAATCGCtcagaaataaatgaaatttttagtAATATCGAAAATGGGCTCATTATAATGGAAAGACCAGATTCGGGAACAAATGGCGATACATCTAATGAAGACGCAGAGGAGCATAGCGGAGGGGGTGGCCATGGTAGAGCTAGCCATAATGGTAGGGGTAGAACCCACCGTTTTAGCTACAGAAATGTCTCCAACAAAATAGCTACCTACGTAAAAGAAAACATATCCtacgtgaaggaaaaaataaaaaactatTGGTTAGAACGAGTACGTGAAGCAAACACACAATTAACAACACCCCATCAAACAACGAACGAACGAGAGGAACCAAACGAACGTACAATTCGtacagaaaatgaaaatgatgaCCCGAGCTGTGTCCAAGTATTATTCTTCCTAGGGTTGGTGTGTAAATTCCCAATCCTCTGGATTATTGGTTCTATCGTATTTTGCATCACTCCaagtgaacataaaaaaacaaaaatgtggagtTTAGTGAATACCTTGTTTGCTCTCATTAGTgtagtttattttataagtACATCCAAATTTAAAATACCCAAACCggttttttttgtccttatGGAATCAAATAGTGAAGAAAAGAATAATACTCATCCAAGGggtgttttaaaaaagggggacaatATTATTCACAGTTCGGTAATCCTTGATGGATCTTCTACGTCTCATTGGATGGGACAGAACTCTCATGCAGTTTTCTCCGCAGAGGGgaactcctttttaaattggAACTTTGTATCAACGCAGAAGCCGGATGCACACGTTTTGCT AAGCAGTGACGTGTATAAGCTCCTAAACCGCGTGCAAGTGACGTTCCTCTTCGGAAAGGGCAACGGTTACCCAAGTGCGAAGGTCGAAAAGATgaagcctttttttcatgacCTGAAAGAGGACCTTAGGCCAGTCCAAGTGGAGAGACTCACTATGACGGACCAGGA CGTCCCCGAAGACTTCTTCGGGGGAGGACTCAGGTGCGAACGGacagaaaaatatgtgcCCGAGCAGGGCAACGAAgcggaaaaggagaaggagaagcaaaaggaggggcaaaaggaggagaaaaaggaggagaaaaaggaggagaaaaaggaggagcagcagcagaaggagaagcaacagGAACAGCAGAAGCAAccgcagaaggagaaggccaAATGGTACTTATTctggaaggaagaaaacaactCTAAGGATAATAAGTCAAACGGATCAGAATCAGACATCTCCCTTCCCGTTGgagaaattttcttttttaaaagtgagTACACCTGTAGAGTGGCTTTCCTGTACCCCAAGAAAACGAACCCCGATGAAAAGGAGATGCcagaaaattttatccaaataaataaaattataataaagcCCATTTGA
- a CDS encoding cytidine and deoxycytidylate deaminase-like protein (putative) codes for MYSQIIDIVQVYPDSYTQAIELIPMYCLETTKDTTKECLNVMRDFVNSQLGNNYNHLKRCRKLNEENIQILVGFCAQLPDDLLSKVVQINGGKSIPIKMVHVSKHPPMTRKQYAEWSVHWPLYYRKPANELTTLAKEEIKKFIHFVKIAIRVGKIFGTCQGGCVLTHNHKIIACSGDNIKNHPLQHAVMLAIEQASFKLRHLWKIKKEVHMGTNNYNSNTTDCITNHVQNAHTSECEAVDEDEVVDGGAADRVDGGAADRVDDAAADRAADRAADGTADRAADGTADGTADGADLTRLSTLNPVEDDQYLCTNYYAYLSHEPCFMCAMAMVHSRIKCVIFDELNRDNGALFSRAKLHCVKNLNHHFKVYKTVRH; via the coding sequence ATGTACTCCCAAATCATTGACATAGTACAAGTGTACCCCGACTCGTACACGCAAGCGATCGAATTAATCCCCATGTACTGTCTTGAAACAACGAAAGACACCACAAAGGAATGCTTAAATGTGATGCGAGATTTTGTCAATAGCCAACTTGGTAACAATTataatcatttaaaaaggtgTCGAAAATTAAACGAGGAAAATATCCAAATACTTGTGGGTTTCTGTGCCCAACTGCCAGACGATTTACTTAGCAAAGTTGTGCAAATAAATGGAGGCAAATCAATTCCCATAAAAATGGTGCATGTATCCAAGCACCCCCCCATGACGAGAAAGCAGTACGCAGAGTGGTCTGTGCATTGGCCACTCTATTATAGAAAACCAGCAAATGAGTTAACAACGTtagcaaaagaagaaataaaaaaattcatacactttgtaaaaattgcaattcgAGTTGGGAAAATTTTTGGCACATGCCAAGGTGGGTGCGTTTTAACGCACaatcataaaattattgccTGTTCAGgtgataatataaaaaatcacCCACTGCAGCATGCAGTGATGTTGGCCATTGAGCAGGCTTCTTTCAAATTACGCCACCTGTggaaaatcaaaaaggaagtgcACATGGGAACAAACAATTATAACAGTAACACTACGGATTGCATCACTAATCACGTGCAGAATGCGCACACCTCGGAATGCGAAGCGGTGGATGAGGATGAAGTAGTCGATGGTGGAGCCGCTGATAGAGTCGATGGTGGAGCCGCTGATAGAGTCGATGATGCAGCCGCTGATAGAGCCGCTGATAGAGCCGCTGATGGAACCGCTGATAGAGCCGCTGATGGAACCGCTGATGGAACCGCTGATGGGGCAGATCTCACGCGGTTATCCACGCTCAACCCTGTTGAGGACGACCAGTACCTATGCACCAATTATTACGCCTACCTAAGCCACGAACCCTGCTTTATGTGTGCAATGGCGATGGTGCACTCTCGCATTAAATGTGTCATCTTTGATGAATTGAACCGAGACAATGGAGCCTTGTTCAGTCGGGCAAAGCTGCACTGTGTAAAGAACCTCAATCACCATTTTAAGGTTTACAAAACGGTGCGCCAC
- a CDS encoding UGA suppressor tRNA-associated antigenic protein (putative): MNTPGVDVRNGKAVQGDICSNRYSLISKQTLNQKENTLWNILNYGRVPNEGLNEITIMSILHQISSQNLCNSEKNVKIGERENRIYSALVRNKYIGFGHGIGRSGNLEDVQPKSAGNSVLAKATTSFVKDLIKSFGIKSCEDVYILPYATGMCLSTCLLYTKKERKKSEYVIISRIDHKTCYKCIDFCALKYLVVDMVYKDEELFTNLNEIEKLIQKYDEQICCVMSVTSSYAPRNSDDIVKIAHICKRYNIPHIINNAFGLQCTYLCKEIQKCFESKGRVDFVVQSCDKNFLVPVNGGIVFSSDKKKMKELKKHYPGRTPVHAYLDLFITLLELGKKKTKPKKKKRRKFFLVARKSCYSLLKIQFMFDQS, translated from the exons ATGAACACACCAGGTGTGGACGTGCGCAATGGCAAGGCCGTCCAAGGAGACATATGCAGCAATAGGTATTCCCTAATATCTAAGCAG ACCCTTAACCAGAAGGAAAATACCCTatggaa CATCCTAAACTACGGCCGTGTCCCAAATGAGGGCCTAAACGAAATAACCATCATGAGCATTTTGCACCAGATATCTTCTCAAAATtt ATGCAACAGCGAGAAGAACGTCAAAATCGGGGAGCGGGAGAATCGTATATACAGCGCGCTCGTGCGGAACAAGTACATCGGGTTCGGGCACGGCATCGGCAG GTCAGGGAACCTAGAGGACGTGCAGCCCAAGAGCGCAGGGAACAGTGTCCTGGCGAAGGCCACCACAAGCTTCGTAAAGGATCTGATCAAAAGCTTTGGAATAAAAAGCTGCGAAGATGTATACATACTACCATACGCTACAGGGATGTGTCTAAGTACCTGTCTGctgtacacaaaaaaggaaagaaaaaaaagtgaatatgtaataatatctAGAATAGATCATAAGACCTGTTACAAATGCATCGATTTTTGTGCCTTGAAATATTTAGTAGTGGATATGGTATACAAGGATGAAGAATTATTTACAAATCTTAACGAAATAGAAAAACtgatacaaaaatatgatgaacaaatttgttgtGTAATGTCAGTCACATCTAGTTATGCTCCAAGAAATTCGGATGATATCGTAAAAATTGCTCATATTTGCAAGAGGTATAATATTCcacatataattaataatgcCTTTGGATTACAGTGTACTTATTTGTgtaaagaaatacaaaagtGTTTTGAATCGAAGGGTCGAGTAGACTTCGTAGTTCAGAGTTGTGATAAGAATTTCCTCGTCCCAGTTAACGGTGGGATCGTATTCAGCTcagacaagaaaaaaatgaaagaattgAAAAAACACTACCCTGGTAGAACCCCTGTGCATGCATATTTAGATCTTTTCATCACATTACTagaattaggaaaaaaaaaaactaaacctaagaaaaaaaagagaagaaaatttttcttggTTGCAAGAAAAAGTTGCTACTCTCTGCTCAAAATACAATTTATGTTTGATCAAAGctag
- a CDS encoding hypothetical protein (putative) gives MRNAQNGNNHVHTVGVNCCEEHITRSSNTQMMRVENGAHNKPYTYKKLIVFDYDDTILPTSWITVKMKLGLNDNIPASVRQFFFKLSEVVIKTLSLCLTQGKLVIVTNASLEWLINSARKFIPLVWSYIILNNIRIISARDRLINSLIDPKDWKKVIFHQIINEILAPYLCNNSVICFIYSVGDGNDERNACFFISQLNQYSSCIFKSLKFLSEPS, from the coding sequence ATGAGAAATGCACAGAATGGAAACAACCACGTGCACACAGTGGGCGTAAACTGCTGCGAAGAACACATTACCAGATCGAGCAACACCCAAATGATGCGAGTCGAAAACGGAGCACATAACAAACCGTACACATACAAGAAGTTAATCGTTTTTGATTATGATGATACGATATTGCCAACTAGCTGGATAACTGTAAAGATGAAACTAGGCTTGAATGACAACATCCCAGCATCCGTAAgacaattcttttttaagttaaGTGAAGTTGTAATTAAAACGTTGAGTCTATGCTTGACACAAGGAAAATTGGTCATAGTAACCAATGCAAGCTTAGAATGGTTAATAAATTCAGCCCGTAAGTTTATTCCATTAGTATGGTCATATATTATTCTCAACAATATAAGAATTATATCCGCAAGGGACAGATTAATTAATTCTTTAATTGATCCGAAGGATTGGAAGAAGGTTATATTTCATCAAATcattaatgaaattttaGCCCCCTACCTTTGCAACAACTCAGTTATATGTTTCATTTATTCTGTGGGTGATGGAAATGATGAGAGAAACGcttgcttttttatttcacaaCTGAATCAGTATTCTTCTTGTATTTTTAAGTCATTGAAATTTTTGTCGGAACCGTCA
- a CDS encoding hypothetical protein (putative), whose product MRYRLFPPLTFLMYLRKLHVYYSPVRSEKADVARRLIVYASSQRIKQKYPLLTVTWELLAYENPPMIEVEYLTGEKEKINIEYFSDRQKKEIVDKWKYTAALEPFPEVLAPTLEKPKEDL is encoded by the exons ATGAGATACAggctcttcccccccctgacTTTTTTAATGTACCTGAGAAAATTGCATGTGTATTATTCCCCTGTGCGAAGCGAGAAGGCGGACGTTGCGAG aCGACTGATTGTCTATGCCTCCTCTCAaaggataaaacaaaaataccCCCTATTGACCGTAACATGGGAACTCCTAGC CTATGAAAACCCACCCATGATAGAAGTAGAGTACTTAActggagaaaaggagaa AATAAACATAGAATACTTCAGCGATaggcagaagaaggaaattgTGGATAAATGGAAATACACGG CGGCACTGGAGCCCTTTCCCGAGGTGCTGGCCCCCACACTGGAGAAGCCAAAAGAGGACCTTTAA
- a CDS encoding hypothetical protein (putative), with product MSHLHSKLNENILYFNKCHPSNVWHHKRNNTHHAYIKQPLFHIHQRKINYLKNGNSIYSKYYNNEPVYNTYNPILNYEVLDLVKVFGRLAEHGKYESLNIAVDVGINKEETMNNSDGKPGQTKRNNSWKHKILSIFKFKNLQENYKRAYWYRHFLQQGKMNFSDFKKYLLLLKFKWPKDSLFPTYNIFLFERGLSKNMDSPLIRNKVENYIQRQEINENLLKACFFCFSEGKEYITAQDILNTFIGWKRKGDKHERKERDTNLFSFFKKAKPEEDSIDWFTFKNKIDACTIRMHEGKK from the coding sequence ATGAGCCACCTGCATTCCAAACTGAACGAAAATATTCTCTACTTCAACAAGTGTCATCCGTCCAATGTATGGCACCACAAAAGAAACAACACACAtcatgcatacataaaacAACCGCTCTTTCATATACATcagagaaaaattaattacttgaaaaatggaaatagcATATATTCCAAATATTACAATAACGAGCCTGTTTACAACACATACAATccaattttaaattatgaagTACTCGATTTGGTGAAGGTTTTCGGAAGGTTAGCTGAGCATGGAAAGTATGAGTCCCTCAACATTGCCGTTGACGTGGGAATAAACAAAGAAGAAACGATGAATAACTCAGATGGGAAACCTGGtcagacaaaaagaaataattcctggaaacataaaattttatccatttttaaatttaaaaatttacaagaaaattacaaaagggCATACTGGTATaggcattttttacaacaagggaaaatgaatttttcagattttaaaaaatatttattattactaaaATTTAAGTGGCCAAAAGATTCTCTTTTCCCAacgtataatatttttctgttcgAAAGAGggttaagtaaaaatatggacTCCCCATTGATACGAAATAAAGtggaaaattatatacagcGGCAAGAAATTAACGAAAATTTGCTGAaagcttgttttttttgcttttcggAAGGAAAGGAATACATAACTGCGCAGGATATATTAAATACCTTTATTgggtggaaaaggaaaggggatAAACATGAGAGGAAAGAGAGGGATaccaatttattttccttttttaagaaagCCAAACCAGAGGAGGATTCCATCGATTGGTTCactttcaaaaataaaatcgatGCATGCACGATTAGGATGCacgaggggaagaag
- a CDS encoding hypothetical protein (putative), giving the protein EGASSLSILPLPSFYNYANKYTYICACCVPPFLSSRKNVAATMKVLAIVLFLFLVLCKKRPVVDGVIQKQDAYLDDEFRSFTYFFASSPSASFLSRIVHSDESRFTQTQNKTDIWSKTVDKAYSINQTTFTLSSICAYFTLMVVFFLTNGILSVGLVCSLPLVFAVFAFNLVYSDYKIKSLSNFTRYIFSFILSKFLYDIVTHLGGDKANAFDYGFTGYLYMSLLKGNYYMVLKAVHLLVLGVFALIIKKLFPRIFDDSELKSPQSVQSDKYIVSFLCALPIAASITQIYCLASQAMNPIDPSIFFMIPSSVNFSSLSTIFSLSVLVITTYVLTVLRNLVETGTDEERSRCSLVGCSAK; this is encoded by the exons GAGGGCGCATCATCTTTGTCGATACTTCCCCTACCCTCCTTTTACAACTACGCAAATAAgtatacttatatatgtgcatgttgtgtgcctccttttttgtcaagTCGAAAAAACGTAGCAGCAACAATGAAGGTGCTAGCCATTGTCCTATTTTTGTTCCTTGTCCTCTGTAAAAAAAGACCTGTTGTTGATGGAGTCATTCAGAAGCAGGATGCGTACTTGGACGACGAGTTTAGGAGCTTCACGTATTTTTTCG CCTCGTCCCCTTCGGCGAGCTTTCTGTCCCGGATAGTCCATAGCGATGAGTCCAGATTTACCCAAacgcaaaacaaaacag ACATATGGAGCAAAACGGTGGACAAGGCGTACTCGATTAATCAA ACGACCTTCACCTTGTCATCCATATGTG CGTACTTCACCCTTATGGTGGTGTTTTTCTTGACCAACGGGATTTTGAGCGTCGGGCTAGTCTGCTCGCTGCCGCTGGTGTTCGCAG TTTTCGCCTTCAATTTAGTCTACTCagattacaaaataaaatctcTGTCAAATTTTACCcgctatatattttccttt ATTCTGTCCAAGTTTTTATACGACATTGtaacccatttggggggtgaCAAGGCAAACGCTTTCGATTACGGGTTCACTGGTTACCTGTACATGTCTC TATTGAAGGGAAACTACTACATGGTCCTAAAGGCAGTGCACCTGCTTGTGCTTGGCGTATTTGCGTTGATCATTAAGAAATTGTTTCCCCGGATTTTTGACGACAGCGAGTTGAAGAGTCCACAGAGCGT CCAATCGGATAAATACATCGTGTCCTTCCTGTGCGCGCTGCCCATCGCCGCGTCCATCACGCAGATTTATTGCTTAGCGAGCCAAGCGATGAATCCCATAG ACcccagcatattttttatgatccCCAGCTCAGTAAATTTTTCCTCACTgagcacaattttttcactttcgg TGTTGGTCATCACAACGTACGTGCTAACTGTGCTCAGAAACCTCGTCGAGACAGGTACGGACGAAGAGAGAAGCAGATGTTCATTGGTTGGGTGCTCCGCAAAGTGA